From Virgibacillus natechei, the proteins below share one genomic window:
- a CDS encoding GatB/YqeY domain-containing protein, with product MTLLEQMNQDMKQAMKQKDKEKLNVIRMVKASLQNETINLGKDTLSEEEELTILSRELKQRKDSLQEFKSAGRNDLVESLDIEINILQEYLPKQLTNEELEAIVQSTIQEVNATSKKDIGKVMSAIMPKVKGKADGSQINKLVLKQLN from the coding sequence ATGACATTACTTGAACAGATGAACCAAGATATGAAGCAAGCAATGAAGCAAAAAGATAAAGAAAAATTGAATGTTATTCGCATGGTAAAAGCGTCGTTGCAAAATGAAACGATTAACCTTGGTAAAGATACACTCTCAGAAGAAGAAGAATTAACAATACTCTCAAGAGAGTTAAAGCAAAGAAAAGATTCCCTCCAAGAATTTAAATCAGCTGGACGCAATGATCTTGTCGAATCACTCGACATTGAAATCAATATTTTACAAGAATATTTGCCAAAACAGCTTACAAATGAAGAGTTAGAGGCAATTGTTCAATCAACTATTCAAGAAGTTAATGCGACATCCAAGAAAGATATTGGTAAAGTGATGAGCGCAATAATGCCTAAGGTTAAAGGAAAGGCAGATGGCTCTCAAATTAATAAACTTGTACTTAAACAGTTAAACTGA
- the rpsU gene encoding 30S ribosomal protein S21 yields the protein MSNTTRVKKNENLEDALRRFKRSVSKSGTLQEYRKREHYEKPSVRRKKKSEAARKRKF from the coding sequence ATGTCAAATACAACTCGCGTTAAGAAAAACGAGAATCTTGAGGATGCTCTTCGTCGCTTTAAGCGTAGCGTGTCAAAAAGTGGTACACTACAAGAATATCGTAAGCGTGAACACTATGAAAAGCCAAGTGTTCGTCGTAAAAAGAAGTCTGAAGCTGCTAGAAAGCGTAAATTTTAA
- the deoC gene encoding deoxyribose-phosphate aldolase — protein MSYELAKYIDHTQLKPDTTKDKMKQVVDEAREYEFASVCVNPYWVPFCYENLKDTSVKVCTVIGFPLGATSTETKVFETNQAIKDGATEVDMVINVGELKSNNDQIVKADIEAVVNTSKESALTKVIIETSLLTEDEKIRACKLAKEAGADFVKTSTGFSGGGATVEDIRLMRQTVGSEMGVKASGGVRDNASTVAMVDAGATRIGASAGIAIVKGDIGTSDY, from the coding sequence ATGAGTTATGAATTAGCTAAGTATATTGATCACACTCAATTGAAACCAGATACAACAAAAGATAAAATGAAACAAGTTGTTGATGAAGCGAGAGAGTACGAATTTGCTTCTGTGTGTGTCAATCCATATTGGGTACCGTTTTGCTATGAGAATTTAAAAGATACTTCAGTTAAAGTTTGTACTGTTATCGGATTCCCATTAGGAGCAACATCTACAGAAACAAAAGTTTTTGAAACAAACCAGGCGATTAAAGATGGTGCAACAGAAGTGGACATGGTTATCAATGTTGGAGAGTTAAAATCAAACAATGATCAGATCGTTAAAGCAGATATTGAAGCAGTTGTTAACACTTCTAAAGAAAGTGCACTTACAAAAGTAATTATTGAAACTTCATTATTGACGGAAGACGAAAAAATTCGAGCATGTAAATTAGCAAAAGAAGCGGGTGCAGATTTTGTTAAAACATCAACTGGTTTTTCTGGTGGAGGTGCCACGGTCGAGGATATTCGTTTAATGCGTCAAACAGTAGGCAGTGAAATGGGAGTTAAAGCTTCTGGAGGCGTTCGTGATAATGCGTCCACAGTGGCAATGGTTGATGCAGGTGCAACGCGCATAGGGGCAAGTGCTGGTATTGCTATTGTAAAAGGTGATATAGGTACTTCTGATTATTAA
- a CDS encoding 16S rRNA (uracil(1498)-N(3))-methyltransferase, giving the protein MQRYFIPDSDWYETEVIIKSDDVHHLTRVMRYKEGDKIICNNEDSQAAICKIIAVEKNVIRAEVLEWLHESVELPLDVTIAQGLPKGDKLDLILQKATELGVSSFIPYQAERSVVVWDDKKIAKKMDRFRKIVKEASEQSHRNKIPIISSPMKLADLIWESDHYDVKLFAYEEEAKIENHQSFGGILSKVERGQRLFVCIGPEGGFTTNEAKQLKDNGFHPVRLGPRILRTETAALYVLASISYQFEEL; this is encoded by the coding sequence TTGCAACGATACTTTATTCCGGATTCAGATTGGTATGAGACTGAAGTTATCATAAAAAGTGATGACGTACACCATTTAACTCGAGTAATGCGTTACAAAGAAGGGGACAAAATCATTTGTAACAATGAAGATAGTCAGGCTGCGATTTGTAAGATTATAGCAGTTGAAAAAAACGTTATTCGAGCCGAAGTTCTTGAATGGCTTCATGAATCGGTAGAATTGCCTTTAGATGTAACTATTGCTCAAGGATTGCCTAAAGGAGATAAACTGGACCTAATTTTACAAAAGGCAACGGAACTTGGTGTAAGTTCTTTTATTCCATACCAGGCCGAACGTTCAGTTGTTGTTTGGGATGATAAGAAGATAGCCAAAAAGATGGATCGTTTTCGTAAAATAGTTAAAGAAGCTAGTGAGCAAAGTCATCGAAATAAAATTCCTATAATTTCATCCCCGATGAAACTAGCTGATTTGATATGGGAAAGCGACCATTATGATGTGAAGCTGTTTGCCTACGAAGAGGAAGCGAAAATTGAAAATCATCAATCATTTGGTGGGATTCTAAGTAAGGTCGAAAGAGGTCAGCGGTTATTTGTATGCATTGGCCCTGAAGGTGGGTTCACTACTAATGAAGCAAAGCAATTAAAAGATAATGGTTTTCACCCTGTTCGCCTTGGCCCTCGAATTTTGAGAACGGAAACCGCAGCTTTATATGTGTTAGCAAGTATTTCTTATCAATTTGAAGAATTATAA
- the prmA gene encoding 50S ribosomal protein L11 methyltransferase, whose translation MKWSEIRIHTTNEAIEPISNILNEIGASGLVIEDPLDLVKERDTFFGEVYELNPNEYPEEGVYIKTYLPENNNVDALVQDIKKSITHLQTHGITIGENHVTRSEINEEDWANAWKKYYKPMQISEKITIIPTWEEYEPKSSEEIIIELDPGMAFGTGTHPTTKLSIQALEKYVKEEDVVIDVGCGSGVLSIASSLLGAKSVHAYDLDGVAVNSTIINAKLNNQDKNIEAKENDLLDGVNVSANVIVSNILAEIIVRFVNDAWNTLVPGGIFIVSGIIKSKEMLVQDELKLQGFNIVEVNEIDDWISITAKKVY comes from the coding sequence ATGAAATGGTCAGAAATTCGTATTCATACGACGAACGAAGCAATTGAACCAATTTCGAATATATTAAATGAAATTGGTGCAAGTGGACTTGTAATTGAAGATCCATTGGATTTAGTGAAAGAGCGGGATACATTTTTTGGAGAAGTTTATGAATTGAACCCGAATGAATATCCAGAAGAAGGGGTATACATCAAAACATATCTTCCAGAGAATAATAATGTAGATGCGTTAGTTCAAGATATAAAGAAGTCTATAACGCATTTACAGACCCACGGTATTACGATTGGGGAAAACCATGTTACACGAAGCGAAATTAACGAAGAAGACTGGGCAAATGCTTGGAAAAAATATTATAAGCCTATGCAAATATCTGAAAAAATAACGATAATACCTACCTGGGAAGAATATGAACCAAAGTCTAGTGAGGAGATTATAATTGAACTAGACCCAGGAATGGCATTCGGAACTGGGACCCACCCTACAACCAAACTCAGTATTCAGGCGTTAGAGAAGTACGTAAAAGAAGAGGATGTCGTTATTGATGTTGGTTGCGGCTCTGGAGTATTAAGTATCGCTTCATCTCTGCTTGGTGCAAAAAGTGTACATGCTTATGACTTAGATGGCGTTGCTGTTAATAGCACTATTATTAACGCAAAACTAAATAATCAGGATAAGAATATAGAAGCGAAAGAGAATGATTTACTTGATGGTGTTAATGTTAGTGCAAATGTTATTGTTTCGAATATTTTAGCCGAAATTATTGTTCGATTTGTGAACGATGCATGGAATACTTTAGTGCCGGGTGGGATTTTTATCGTTTCTGGTATCATTAAAAGTAAAGAAATGCTAGTCCAAGACGAGCTTAAGCTACAAGGATTCAACATAGTAGAAGTCAATGAGATAGATGATTGGATCTCTATTACAGCTAAGAAAGTTTACTAG
- the dnaJ gene encoding molecular chaperone DnaJ, which yields MSKRDYYEVLGISEGSSKDEIKKAYRKLARKYHPDVNKEEDAADKFKEAKEAYEVLSDEQKRAQYDQFGHAGTQNQGFGGGAQDFSGGFGDIFDMFFGGGRSRDPNAPQQGADLQYTMTLTFEEAISGKETDINIPKEENCDTCNGSGAKPGTKVNTCSHCNGAGQLNQEQNTPFGRVVNRRVCHHCSGSGKTIQEKCNTCGGAGKVKKHNKIHITIPAGIDEGQQIRVAGKGDAGVNGGPPGDLFVLIQVTPHDFFEREGDHIYCELPLNYAQAALGDEVEVPTVHGKVMLKVPAGTQSGKNFRMRGKGAPNVRGYGHGDQHIIVKIVTPTKLTDRQKELLREFNEIGGNESTNEQDNSIFQRFKNAFKSE from the coding sequence GTGAGTAAACGTGATTATTATGAGGTACTTGGAATTAGCGAGGGATCCTCTAAAGATGAAATAAAAAAAGCATATCGGAAATTAGCGAGAAAATACCACCCGGACGTTAACAAGGAAGAAGACGCAGCAGATAAATTTAAAGAAGCTAAAGAGGCTTATGAGGTCTTAAGCGATGAACAAAAGCGTGCACAGTACGACCAATTTGGCCATGCAGGTACTCAGAATCAAGGATTCGGTGGCGGAGCACAGGACTTTTCTGGTGGTTTTGGCGATATCTTTGATATGTTCTTTGGTGGTGGCCGAAGCAGGGACCCAAACGCTCCACAGCAAGGGGCAGACCTTCAATACACAATGACTTTGACTTTTGAAGAAGCAATTTCGGGAAAAGAAACAGATATTAATATACCAAAAGAAGAGAACTGTGATACCTGTAATGGATCTGGTGCGAAACCAGGTACAAAAGTAAACACATGTTCACATTGTAATGGGGCTGGCCAATTAAACCAAGAGCAAAACACACCATTTGGTAGAGTTGTTAACCGAAGGGTATGTCATCATTGTAGTGGGTCCGGGAAAACCATTCAGGAAAAATGTAACACTTGTGGTGGAGCTGGAAAGGTCAAAAAGCATAACAAAATTCACATCACAATCCCAGCAGGTATAGATGAAGGTCAACAAATCCGTGTAGCTGGAAAGGGAGACGCTGGTGTGAACGGTGGACCCCCAGGTGATTTATTTGTACTGATTCAAGTAACGCCACACGATTTCTTTGAGCGCGAAGGAGACCATATATATTGTGAGTTGCCACTAAATTATGCACAAGCAGCTTTAGGAGACGAAGTAGAAGTACCTACCGTACATGGTAAGGTTATGTTAAAAGTACCTGCTGGAACACAATCTGGTAAGAATTTCCGCATGAGAGGAAAAGGCGCTCCAAACGTTCGAGGGTATGGTCATGGGGATCAACATATTATTGTGAAAATAGTGACACCTACAAAACTGACGGATCGTCAAAAAGAATTGTTAAGAGAGTTTAATGAAATAGGTGGAAACGAATCTACAAATGAGCAGGATAACTCTATTTTTCAACGTTTTAAAAATGCATTTAAAAGTGAATAA
- the dnaK gene encoding molecular chaperone DnaK encodes MSKIIGIDLGTTNSCVSVMEGGEAVVIPTPEGNRTTPSVVAFKNGERQVGEVAKRQAITNPDTVSSVKRHMGTDFKVTIDDKEYTPQEVSAIILQHIKSYAEDYLGDKVEKAVITVPAYFNDSERQATKDAGTIAGLEVERIINEPTAGALAYGIDKEEDQTILVFDLGGGTFDVSILDIGDGTFEVVSTAGDNRLGGDDFDEVVIDHMVQEFKKENGIDLSKDKMAAQRLKDAAEKAKKDLSGVSQTQISLPFITAGEAGPVHMEMSLTRAKFEELTSELVERTMIPTRKALSDANFEANEINKVVLVGGSTRIPAVQEAIKREIGKEPSKGVNPDEVVALGAAIQGGVLQGDVKDVVLLDVTPLSLGIETMGSVSTKLIERNTTIPTSESQVFSTAADNQTAVDIHVLQGEREMAADNKTLGRFQLTDIPPAPRGVPQIEVSFDIDSNGIVNVSAKDKGTNKEQSITIKSSSGLSDEEVEQMVNDAEENAEEDKKRREEVELRNEADQLIFTTDKTIKDLGEKVSEEEKQKAEDAKEELKSAIEADDLDQIKEKKDALQEEVQQLTVKLYEQAQQDAEAEQGQDSEEDVADADYKEVDEEDEDKK; translated from the coding sequence ATGAGTAAAATAATCGGAATTGACTTAGGTACAACTAATTCATGTGTGTCTGTGATGGAAGGTGGGGAAGCAGTAGTTATTCCAACACCTGAAGGAAACCGCACAACCCCATCTGTTGTGGCATTTAAAAATGGTGAAAGACAGGTTGGGGAGGTTGCAAAGCGTCAAGCAATAACGAACCCTGATACTGTATCATCTGTTAAACGTCATATGGGAACAGATTTTAAAGTTACGATCGATGATAAAGAGTACACGCCACAAGAAGTGTCGGCAATCATTTTACAGCATATAAAATCATATGCCGAAGATTACTTAGGAGACAAAGTAGAGAAAGCTGTTATTACGGTACCAGCTTACTTCAATGACTCAGAGCGTCAAGCTACTAAGGATGCAGGAACAATTGCTGGACTTGAAGTAGAGCGTATTATTAATGAGCCTACAGCAGGTGCATTAGCTTATGGTATTGATAAAGAAGAAGATCAAACAATTCTTGTATTCGACCTTGGTGGAGGAACATTTGACGTATCCATCCTGGACATAGGTGATGGTACTTTTGAAGTTGTATCAACAGCGGGAGATAATCGCTTAGGCGGTGACGATTTCGATGAGGTTGTCATTGATCATATGGTACAGGAATTCAAAAAAGAAAATGGAATTGATTTATCAAAAGATAAAATGGCTGCACAACGACTGAAAGATGCTGCTGAAAAAGCGAAGAAGGATCTTTCTGGAGTGTCTCAAACACAAATTTCACTTCCATTTATTACTGCTGGAGAAGCAGGTCCCGTGCATATGGAAATGAGTCTGACTCGTGCTAAATTTGAAGAACTAACTTCTGAATTGGTCGAGCGCACAATGATTCCGACACGCAAAGCATTATCGGATGCTAACTTCGAGGCTAATGAAATTAATAAAGTAGTATTAGTTGGTGGTTCAACTCGTATTCCAGCGGTTCAGGAAGCAATTAAGCGTGAAATTGGAAAAGAACCATCAAAAGGAGTTAACCCTGATGAAGTTGTTGCACTTGGTGCGGCAATTCAAGGTGGAGTACTGCAAGGTGATGTAAAAGATGTTGTTCTATTGGATGTTACACCACTTTCTCTTGGTATTGAGACGATGGGATCCGTATCCACAAAATTAATTGAACGTAATACAACAATTCCTACTAGTGAGTCACAAGTGTTCTCAACCGCTGCAGATAACCAAACTGCTGTAGATATTCATGTGCTTCAAGGTGAACGTGAAATGGCAGCAGATAATAAGACATTGGGTCGTTTTCAATTAACGGATATTCCACCAGCACCAAGAGGGGTACCACAAATCGAAGTTTCATTTGACATTGATTCAAACGGTATTGTCAATGTTAGCGCGAAAGATAAAGGTACAAATAAAGAGCAGTCTATTACAATTAAATCTTCATCAGGTCTTTCTGACGAAGAAGTTGAACAAATGGTAAATGATGCAGAAGAAAATGCAGAAGAAGATAAAAAACGCCGTGAAGAAGTAGAATTACGTAATGAAGCAGATCAGCTTATTTTCACAACAGATAAAACAATTAAAGATCTAGGTGAAAAGGTCTCAGAAGAAGAGAAACAAAAAGCTGAAGATGCAAAAGAAGAATTGAAATCAGCTATTGAGGCTGATGACCTTGATCAAATTAAAGAAAAGAAAGATGCGCTACAAGAAGAGGTACAACAGCTTACTGTTAAACTTTATGAACAAGCACAGCAAGACGCTGAGGCAGAACAAGGGCAAGACAGTGAAGAAGATGTAGCAGATGCAGATTATAAAGAAGTTGACGAAGAAGACGAAGATAAAAAATAA
- the grpE gene encoding nucleotide exchange factor GrpE — MEEHDRDTVTEEDVNKNDESEHIEVIDSEEKTVGSEEENLDSQETVIAELKQEKDETQQRLLRLQAEFDNFKKRSQKEKEATNKYKSQDLVSELLPALDNFERALQVEVSESNSSLIEGITMVYQQLKDALTSQGIEEIETKGKPFDPNLHHAVMQVEDEEFETNTVVEELQKGYLLKDRVIRAAMVKVNK; from the coding sequence ATGGAAGAGCATGATAGAGATACTGTTACAGAGGAAGATGTAAATAAAAATGATGAATCAGAACATATAGAAGTGATTGATTCAGAAGAAAAAACGGTGGGTTCTGAAGAGGAAAATCTAGATTCACAAGAAACGGTAATTGCTGAATTAAAACAGGAAAAAGATGAGACTCAACAGCGACTGCTTCGTTTGCAGGCGGAATTTGATAATTTCAAAAAACGTTCGCAAAAGGAAAAAGAAGCAACTAATAAGTATAAATCTCAGGACTTGGTAAGTGAATTATTACCAGCGCTAGATAACTTTGAGAGAGCGTTACAAGTTGAAGTATCAGAATCTAATTCTAGTCTAATTGAAGGTATTACAATGGTGTATCAGCAACTGAAAGATGCACTGACGTCCCAAGGTATTGAGGAAATTGAAACAAAAGGCAAGCCATTTGATCCTAATCTGCATCATGCAGTTATGCAAGTAGAGGATGAGGAATTTGAAACAAATACTGTTGTTGAAGAATTACAAAAAGGTTACTTATTAAAAGACCGAGTCATTAGAGCAGCAATGGTAAAAGTAAATAAATAA
- the hrcA gene encoding heat-inducible transcriptional repressor HrcA translates to MLAERQLLILQVIIDDFIESAHPVGSRAISKKDKIPYSAATIRNEMADLEDRGFLEKTHSSSGRIPSEKGYRYYVDHLISPITNQDNTNVIKHFIDDGFFEFEQMVQMSAEVLSELTNYTSIILGPELFETKLKQLQIVTLSAHTAVAILITNTGHVEHRSFSIPTHINSSDLEKMVNILNDRLHGTPLVQLPEMFNTEVVSLMKQYVTDFEKSHDYLKAAFFSEYPVKLYIGGKSNILLQPEFNDLDKIRSFYSMIEKEDEVASLLKHTNNGINVTIGNENQLDAIKDFSLITTAYQSGDGQMGTIALLGPTRMEYRRVISLLNSLSNEMTDALYMWYKNNG, encoded by the coding sequence ATGTTAGCAGAAAGGCAGTTATTAATTTTACAAGTTATTATTGATGATTTTATAGAGTCGGCACATCCAGTTGGCTCACGTGCTATTTCTAAAAAAGATAAGATACCTTATAGCGCTGCAACCATAAGAAATGAAATGGCTGATCTAGAGGATAGGGGCTTTTTAGAAAAAACACATTCCTCTTCAGGAAGGATACCATCAGAAAAAGGCTATCGATATTATGTGGATCATCTAATATCACCCATTACAAATCAAGATAACACAAATGTAATCAAGCATTTTATTGATGATGGCTTTTTTGAGTTTGAACAAATGGTTCAAATGTCTGCAGAAGTTTTGTCTGAACTAACGAATTACACTTCTATTATCTTAGGACCTGAATTATTTGAAACAAAGCTCAAGCAACTTCAAATCGTTACACTTTCTGCGCACACAGCTGTTGCCATCTTAATTACGAATACTGGTCATGTTGAACACCGTTCCTTTTCAATACCGACTCATATCAATTCATCAGACTTGGAAAAGATGGTGAACATTTTGAATGATCGTTTACACGGGACACCGTTAGTACAGTTGCCAGAGATGTTTAATACAGAGGTCGTTTCCCTTATGAAGCAGTATGTAACGGACTTTGAAAAATCACATGATTATTTAAAAGCGGCGTTCTTTAGTGAATACCCGGTTAAGCTTTATATTGGTGGGAAATCCAATATTTTGTTGCAACCTGAATTTAATGATTTAGATAAGATACGTTCCTTCTACTCTATGATTGAAAAAGAAGATGAGGTAGCAAGCCTACTAAAGCATACAAATAATGGGATTAATGTGACGATTGGCAACGAGAATCAATTAGATGCAATTAAGGATTTTAGTTTGATTACTACCGCTTATCAGTCGGGTGATGGCCAAATGGGCACCATTGCATTACTTGGACCAACAAGAATGGAATATAGAAGGGTTATTTCGTTGTTAAATAGCTTATCAAATGAAATGACAGACGCATTATATATGTGGTATAAAAACAATGGATAA
- the lepA gene encoding translation elongation factor 4, giving the protein MVKQKRNVRNFSIIAHIDHGKSTLADRILENTKALTQREMKEQFLDGMDLERERGITIKLNAVQLEYASKSGEDYTFHLIDTPGHVDFTYEVSRSLAACEGAILVVDAAQGIEAQTLANVYLALDNELEIIPVINKIDLPSAEPERVKKELEDIIGIDGDDVILASAKSNIGIEDILERITETIPAPAGDTDEPLKALIFDSVYDSYRGVIAYICVKEGSLKLGDKIKMMQTGKEFEVNEIGVFTPQPVKMNELNVGDVGYLTGSIKNVGDSRVGDTITHVNREAETALPGYRKLNPMVYCGMFPIDANNYNALREALERLELNDSSLQYEPESSQALGFGYRCGFLGLLHMEIIQERIEREFNISLITTAPSVIYEVELTNEEMVEIDNPSLMPDPQKIEEISEPFVKATITVPNDYVGAVMEISQKKRGNFIDMQYLDDIRVNIIYDIPLSEIVFDFFDQLKSHTKGYASFDYELIGYRTSDLVKMDILLNAETIDALSFVVHRDFAHERGKQIVERLKKLIPKQQFEVPVQAAIGNKIEARSTIKAFRKDVTAKLYGGDVTRKRKLLEKQKEGKKRMKMVGSVEVPQEAFMAVLKMDND; this is encoded by the coding sequence ATGGTGAAACAAAAAAGAAACGTACGTAATTTTTCGATTATAGCTCATATTGATCATGGAAAGTCAACACTAGCTGATCGAATTTTGGAAAATACAAAAGCACTAACGCAGCGTGAAATGAAAGAACAATTCCTTGATGGAATGGATTTGGAACGTGAAAGAGGAATTACAATCAAATTAAATGCAGTACAATTGGAATACGCCAGTAAGAGTGGTGAGGATTATACATTCCATTTAATTGATACACCTGGACATGTCGACTTCACATATGAGGTTTCCAGAAGTCTTGCAGCTTGTGAGGGTGCCATATTAGTTGTGGACGCAGCACAAGGTATTGAAGCACAGACGTTAGCTAACGTGTACCTTGCGCTTGATAATGAATTGGAAATAATTCCGGTAATTAATAAAATAGATCTACCGAGCGCTGAACCAGAACGTGTAAAAAAAGAGTTGGAAGACATAATTGGTATTGACGGTGATGATGTTATATTAGCTTCAGCAAAATCCAATATTGGAATCGAAGATATTCTTGAACGGATTACAGAAACGATACCTGCACCTGCAGGGGATACGGACGAACCATTAAAGGCACTGATATTTGATTCAGTATACGATTCATATCGCGGGGTTATCGCATATATATGTGTAAAGGAAGGCTCTTTAAAACTCGGCGATAAAATAAAAATGATGCAAACTGGAAAAGAGTTTGAGGTAAACGAAATAGGTGTGTTTACCCCACAGCCAGTTAAAATGAATGAACTAAACGTAGGTGATGTGGGGTATCTAACAGGATCAATTAAAAATGTTGGTGATTCGCGTGTGGGTGATACAATTACGCATGTAAACAGAGAGGCTGAAACAGCTCTTCCAGGTTACCGCAAGCTAAATCCTATGGTTTATTGTGGTATGTTTCCAATTGACGCTAATAACTATAATGCTTTAAGAGAAGCATTAGAACGTCTTGAGTTAAATGATTCATCCCTTCAATATGAACCAGAGTCTTCGCAAGCACTAGGATTCGGTTATCGTTGTGGCTTTTTGGGTTTACTGCATATGGAGATAATCCAGGAACGAATTGAGCGTGAATTTAATATTAGTTTAATAACAACTGCTCCAAGTGTAATTTATGAAGTAGAACTAACAAACGAAGAAATGGTTGAGATAGATAATCCATCGTTAATGCCGGATCCACAAAAAATAGAAGAAATAAGTGAACCTTTTGTTAAAGCAACAATTACAGTGCCAAATGATTATGTAGGAGCTGTAATGGAAATTTCTCAGAAGAAACGAGGTAACTTTATCGACATGCAGTACCTGGATGATATTCGGGTAAATATTATCTATGATATTCCATTATCAGAAATTGTGTTTGACTTTTTTGATCAATTAAAGTCCCATACAAAAGGATACGCTTCTTTTGATTATGAACTCATCGGTTATAGAACTTCTGATCTTGTTAAGATGGATATCTTACTTAATGCGGAAACGATTGACGCTTTATCATTTGTAGTACATCGTGATTTTGCACATGAACGTGGAAAGCAGATTGTCGAAAGACTGAAGAAGCTTATTCCAAAACAACAATTTGAGGTACCAGTTCAAGCAGCAATAGGGAATAAGATTGAAGCACGTTCCACGATTAAAGCATTTCGTAAAGATGTAACAGCAAAATTGTACGGTGGAGATGTTACGCGTAAGCGGAAGTTACTGGAAAAACAAAAAGAAGGTAAAAAACGAATGAAAATGGTTGGTTCTGTGGAAGTTCCACAAGAAGCTTTTATGGCAGTATTAAAAATGGATAATGATTAA
- the spoIIP gene encoding stage II sporulation protein P, which yields MLIGDSNHRGKKRISPLYKKSAMYLISIVVLFVSIGISTTAQPAYRFSSDTITEWTSDIDGSIFLSLIGMENRAFKQAYPEGETLPNISTTLFQIATSIKPNDPRSLLGNELPGFSSFASQILIAGEGTNYTNLSIESSPPLEEVLKDREAVIADDSIEAETPEEGEEESPSTGDSDVVFIYNSHNRESFLPHLPDVTDPDHAHHDEVNITNVSDRLSESLEAKGIGTNVDNTDIMDELNESGMDYSQSYEASRGVVEEAFASNEEIQYVFDLHRDSVSKDLTTMEIDGDSYARIMIVVGAEHETHEENLELAADLHYLMEEKYPGLSRGVLPLEGAHTNGVFNQDLSENSLLLEFGGVDNELNELYRSADALAEVFSEYYWDAEEVDANS from the coding sequence ATGCTTATAGGAGACAGCAATCACCGCGGAAAAAAACGAATAAGCCCACTTTATAAAAAGAGCGCGATGTATCTTATCAGTATTGTTGTTCTGTTTGTATCTATCGGTATATCAACCACGGCACAACCGGCCTATCGCTTTTCATCTGATACGATTACGGAGTGGACAAGCGATATAGATGGTTCTATATTTTTATCTTTAATAGGGATGGAAAATAGAGCTTTTAAACAAGCTTATCCAGAGGGTGAGACGTTACCTAACATATCAACCACCCTTTTTCAAATAGCTACAAGCATCAAACCAAATGATCCAAGGAGTTTACTTGGAAATGAATTACCCGGATTTTCATCATTTGCTAGTCAGATACTTATCGCTGGTGAAGGAACTAATTACACAAACCTATCTATTGAATCTTCCCCACCATTGGAAGAGGTTTTAAAGGACCGGGAAGCAGTGATAGCGGATGACTCAATCGAGGCTGAAACACCTGAAGAAGGAGAAGAAGAAAGCCCTAGTACTGGTGATAGCGATGTAGTTTTCATTTATAATTCGCATAATAGGGAATCCTTTCTCCCGCATTTACCTGACGTAACAGATCCAGACCATGCACATCATGATGAGGTGAATATAACGAACGTGAGTGATCGGTTATCTGAGTCGCTGGAGGCGAAGGGTATTGGGACGAATGTAGACAACACAGACATTATGGACGAACTTAATGAAAGCGGGATGGATTATTCACAGTCATACGAAGCTTCAAGGGGAGTAGTCGAAGAAGCATTTGCTTCGAATGAAGAGATACAATACGTCTTTGATTTACATCGTGATTCTGTTTCGAAAGACCTTACAACGATGGAGATTGATGGAGATTCTTACGCTAGAATTATGATAGTTGTAGGTGCAGAACATGAAACACATGAAGAAAACCTTGAATTAGCAGCTGATCTTCATTATTTAATGGAGGAAAAGTACCCTGGATTAAGCAGAGGTGTCCTGCCTCTAGAAGGAGCACATACAAACGGTGTGTTTAATCAGGATCTTTCCGAGAATTCATTGTTATTGGAGTTTGGTGGGGTTGACAATGAGTTGAACGAATTATACCGCTCTGCAGATGCGTTAGCAGAGGTGTTTAGTGAATATTATTGGGACGCGGAAGAAGTAGATGCTAATTCATAG